Genomic segment of Panicum virgatum strain AP13 chromosome 9N, P.virgatum_v5, whole genome shotgun sequence:
AAGTTAGCTTTGATTAGAATCTAGGAATGGAGCATGGGGTGACTGGATTGTGCTTTGGTGGTTGCTGAAAAGGATGCCCGCAATCATGGGCAGCAGCCTAGTTGTATTTCTCAGGGCTGTCTCCAGAATATATGTAAAGTAGAAATCAACGCTGGAGGATTGGTCGAACTTTGACATACTATCTGGACAATGCTGCATTGAATCCTAAAACACCTAGTGGTTAATGACAATTGGACCTCAAGTCTGGCCAACTTCTTAAAAGAGAAACTGCAGGCCAGTCCGGTTGCTGCACCTTAATAGCCACCCTTCCCTCGCTGAGCGGTAACGTCGTGCCATTCTTCCATCGGTCGGCAGGCCTGGCCTGAGCCGGACAAGCATCATGCAACATACTAAACTACTAAAGCAGTTCCCCAGTTCCACGTCTGTTGAAACAAACGTGTGGCCTGGCGTGAACTCGACAGTTTGCTTGGTTATTCATCACCTACGATAGGTTAACAGGACAAAAGCAGCAAGATACTAAGCTTCTTCTCCTTCACTTTCGACCGACTCTACAGAACAGATCAAAGTAACGAGTAACCACACAGGTCTGGGACCCATCACCAAAAACCACAACATCACTGAGCTACTTTCTACATTAGCGCTCTTTCTTCCTCCGTCTGCATAACATGCCATAGCTGCGCACCACTTTGCACTTCAAAGGCACATGTCCATTGTCACTAAGGACAGCGCAGGTCCGCATCAATCCCATGGCCAATCAATTCACTTTCAGTGGCAAACTATTGTTTGAAACCCTACATATGAAGTATTTAAGACAGCTCAGCTCCTGATTATTGATTCATCGCAGTGCTCACAGCATTATCAGATTGTGCATAGGTCCGCCAGGTTCAGTATTTCACCATTCCAAATTCTAGTATGTAATGTAACAAACGCCTTGTATAAAGAACTTATAAGATACCTCCATTCTCTTAGGCAACCGATGTATACATGTCAAATTAAAGTACATGAGCGTGTCCCCCATGAACTTATTTCTTCAACAAATGATCCGTGTACatatattttgaaaaaataataaaaagacTACAAAATCTCAGCTCTTGATTATTGCTACAATGTAGGGCTCACATTATCAGATTATGCATAGTTCCGCTGGATTATAGGTATATAGGTATTGCTATCATCAACTTCATCATGAATATAGGTATGTATAGGATATTTTGACATCAACATTTTCATAGTAATTTCACATGCACACGAGGATGAAAAGAAATACACCCGGACAGCCGATACTTAAGCTGTCGGCTCTTAGCGGCCGACAGGATACAATACTTtcaattttctttttctggtATTTATTTTTACAATTTTCTACCTAAATAATATTATTTCTAAAAATCCAAGTTTCAGACTCCTGCTGAAAGTAGACCAGACAACAATACACGTACCAGCACCTGAAACTTTAACACCTGCCTTTGAGTTCAAAGAATGTTCACATGTGGGACTCCCACCATCTTGCTTTCTGTTGCATGGTGATCATGTGTGCCGTTCGACTCAAGTATTGATGTTAGCGTGAGTTAAACATATTCAGACTCCATGCTCGCATGTACTACAACTACTACCTAGTACCCCCTCtgttcttttttatatgacaccgttgatttttttcttcaactttgaccaacattatttaattaatcaattagttaaatgaagtgaaatgagtacctttacgtctattatcaagagtctcttgaatctaacttgaagatttggctatttgcataaatatttgtagaaaagacgaatagtcaaatgaagaaaaaaaagtcaatggtgtcatatatttaagaacagagggagtagtttTTTTCGTGCTGATGCTGTCATGCCAAAATCCAGATACACTACCCAGGGCTCAGTCAGCGTGAGATGATTAAGGCAAGATCAGTCAAATTCATTCCAAAATACACAGCATAAAAGGATTCAATTCAAATAATTCAATTTACACCACAATATTGACAACACTTTAGCAGCCATCACAATGCAAGTAATTTTACATCCACATTTACATAGCATTGATTGACAACATTATCGACATTACAATCTCTGCTCCGAAAGAATCAACTAACTTTACATCATACGACGATCAAAGGGAGTCTCAGCTCAGGCCACGCACACAGCATGCAGCCTCCGTCTCTTGGGAATCTGCGGTGCCAATTCCTCCTTTGGCAGCTCCAACGCGTCGATCTTGGCGAACCACGGATGCCtgagcgccgcggccgccgtgagGCGCTTCTCCGGGTTGCACGTGAGGAGGCCGCTCAGGACCTCGAATCCTTCCTTGGACAGCTTCGTCTCCGGGAAGAGCTCGCGCAGGTAGTTGTCCCGATGCATGTCCAACTCCGGCATCCACACCGTGGCGAACGTCGTGGACGAGAACCCTTGCCACGTGCTGTCGTCAGGCACGCCGAGCACGTCGAAGATGGCGCAGAGCTGCCCGTGGTCGTAGAATCCCTGGAACAGAGGCCTCCCGTTGTTGATGAGCTCCGCCATGACGCAGCCGAGGGACCAGAGGTCGACgcgctcgtcgtagtcgggcTTCTCCAGCAGCATCTCCGGCGCCATGTACCAGAGCGTGCCAGCCGCCTCGTACGGCGGCCGCTCGTCCGTGGACATGGCGAGCCCGAAGTCGCAGAGCTTGACGACGCTGTGACCGTCGCCGACGAGTATGTTCTGGGGCTTGATGTCGCGGTGCACGATGTGGCCGTCGTGCATCTTCTTGGCGGCCGTGAGCAGCTGCCACATGGCGGCGCGCACCGTGGCTTCGGGCAGCGGCGGGCTCCCAGGGGCGcgctggcggaggaggtcgtggAGGCTGGGGCCCACGCACTCCATGACGAGGCGGAGGTCCAAGGTGGCCGGGGAGCGGACGACGCCGTGGAAGCCGACGACGAACGGgttggcgccgccgcctgagGCCTCCTCGAGGAAGCGCGCCTCCCGCAGCAGCGCCGCGTGCCCGCCGTGGTCCTCGGCGACGCGCTTGATGGCGACGATCCGGCCGGTGGCGTGGTGGCGCGCCTTGACGACCGCG
This window contains:
- the LOC120688748 gene encoding putative cyclin-dependent kinase F-2; translated protein: MAACVEPAAAARPAGLKRRRIAVSSSEQYEEISRLGEGAFGAVVKARHHATGRIVAIKRVAEDHGGHAALLREARFLEEASGGGANPFVVGFHGVVRSPATLDLRLVMECVGPSLHDLLRQRAPGSPPLPEATVRAAMWQLLTAAKKMHDGHIVHRDIKPQNILVGDGHSVVKLCDFGLAMSTDERPPYEAAGTLWYMAPEMLLEKPDYDERVDLWSLGCVMAELINNGRPLFQGFYDHGQLCAIFDVLGVPDDSTWQGFSSTTFATVWMPELDMHRDNYLRELFPETKLSKEGFEVLSGLLTCNPEKRLTAAAALRHPWFAKIDALELPKEELAPQIPKRRRLHAVCVA